One window from the genome of Cervus elaphus chromosome 8, mCerEla1.1, whole genome shotgun sequence encodes:
- the STK17B gene encoding serine/threonine-protein kinase 17B, with protein sequence MLRRRFDCRSISGMLTTTPQTPIKVENFNNFYTLTSKELGRGKFAVVRQCISKSTGQEYAAKFLKKRRRGQDCRAEIFHEIAVLELAKSCPHVINLHEVYENTSEIILILEYAAGGEIFNLCLPELAEMVSENDIIRLIKQILEGVHYLHQNNIVHLDLKPQNILLSSIYPLGDIKIVDFGMSRKIGNACELREIMGTPEYLAPEILNYDPITTATDMWNVGVIAYMLLTHTSPFVGEDNQETYLNISQVNVDYSEETFSSVSQLATDFIQSLLVKNPEERPTAEICLSHSWLQQWDFGNLFHPEETSSSSQSQDHTVRSSEDKTYKPSCNGTCSDREDKENIPEDSSLVSKRFRFDDSLPNPHELVSDLLC encoded by the exons ATGCTGAGGAGAAGATTTGATTGCCGAAGCATTTCAGGCATGCTAACTACCACTCCTCAAACTCCAATTAAAGTGGAAAACTTTAATAATTTTTACACACTCACATCTAAAGAACTGGGAAG AGGAAAATTTGCTGTGGTTAGACAATGTATATCAAAATCTACTGGACAAGAATATGCTGCAAAGTTtctgaaaaagagaagaagaggacAGGACTGTCGTGCAGAGATTTTCCATGAAATTGCAGTACTTGAATTGGCAAAATCTTGTCCCCACGTGATTAATCTTCATGAAGTCTATGAAAATACAAGTGAAATCATTTTGATATTGGAATA tgCTGCAGGTGGAGAAATTTTCAATTTGTGTTTACCTGAGTTGGCTGAAATGGTCTCTGAAAATGACATTATCAGACTCATTAAACAAATACTTGAAGGAGTTCATTACCTACATCAGAATAACATTGTACACCTTGACTTAAAG CCACAGAATATATTATTGAGCAGCATATATCCTCTTGGGGACATAAAAATTGTAGATTTTGGAATGTCTCGAAAAATAGGAAATGCATGTGAACTTCGGGAAATCATGGGAACACCAGAATACTTGG ctcCAGAAATCCTGAACTATGATCCCATTACCACAGCAACAGATATGTG GAATGTTGGTGTAATAGCATATATGTTATTAACTCACACATCCCCATTTGTGGGAGAAGATAATCAGGAAACATACCTCAATATTTCTCAAGTTAATGTAGATTATTCGGAAGAAACTTTCTCATCAGTTTCACAGCTGGCCACAGACTTCATCCAGAGCCTTTTAGTAAAAAATCCAGA GGAAAGACCGACAGCCGAAATCTGCCTTTCTCATTCTTGGCTGCAGCAGTGGGACTTTGGAAACTTGTTTCACCCCGAAGAAACCTCCAGTTCCTCTCAAAGTCAGGATCATACAGTAAGGTCCTCAGAGGACAAGACTTACAAGCCCTCTTGTAATGGTACCTGCAGTGACCGAGAAGACAAGGAGAACATCCCGGAGGACAGCAGCTTGGTGTCCAAAAGATTCCGCTTTGATGACTCATTGCCTAACCCCCACGAACTTGTGTCAGATTTGCTCTGTTAG